The proteins below are encoded in one region of Stigmatopora argus isolate UIUO_Sarg chromosome 2, RoL_Sarg_1.0, whole genome shotgun sequence:
- the lyve1a gene encoding lymphatic vessel endothelial hyaluronic acid receptor 1a → MRTVFLCVTVALSIAAVFSQEIVTLRLQVFPAKSIAGVNQLSLLNEQNKTEYGFNITEARDLCTKLGLNLASKDQVTEALNRGLETCRFGWIDEHYAVIPRIQALLNCGQNKVGLLPWRAPLDKKFDVFCFNQSDYTEPAEGEMPPSIPSETPTSTPSLVIVDLSLTSDLTLLDNLEGVKFARQAGDEPSSGRGKVVLITSTCAVLLVAIAVLAYMKMKRRFQTADVSQEHGDVIEVKT, encoded by the exons ATGAGGACCGTTTTCCTTTGTGTCACTGTAGCGCTGTCTATCGCCGCGGTCTTCTCTCAGGAGATCGTCACACTCCGCCTTCAAG TGTTCCCAGCAAAAAGCATTGCCGGAGTGAACCAACTGAGCCTTCTGAACGAGCAAAACAAGACCGAATATGGCTTCAACATAACCGAAGCACGAGATCTTTGCACTAAACTTGGGCTCAACCTCGCCTCCAAAGATCAAGTCACCGAAGCCCTTAATAGAGGCTTAGAAACATGCAG GTTTGGATGGATTGATGAGCATTATGCGGTCATCCCCCGCATCCAGGCGCTTTTGAACTGTGGCCAAAACAAGGTCGGCTTGCTTCCGTGGCGAGCCCCGCTGGACAAAAAGTTTgatgtgttttgttttaatcaatCAG ATTACACAGAACCAGCAGAGGGGGAAATGCCACCATCGATTCCCTCCGAGACCCCAACTTCAACTCCCAGCCTGGTTATTGTCGACCTAtctttgacctctgacctcacACTGCTGGACAACCTGGAGGGAGTAAAATTTGCCCGTCAAGCTGGCGACGAACCGAGCTCTGGAAGAGGGAAAGTGGTGCTCATCACCTCCACGTGTGCCGTTCTTCTCGTCGCAATAGCTGTCCTtgcatacatgaaaat GAAAAGGCGCTTCCAGACAGCTGACGTGAGTCAAGAACACGGAGACGTCATTGAGGTCAAGACTTAA